Proteins encoded together in one Polaribacter reichenbachii window:
- a CDS encoding sigma-54-dependent transcriptional regulator translates to MVLKRAKILVIDDDFDVLTAIRLLLKPLVAEIVVEKNPNNINFQIESKKFDLIILDMNFNGLVNTGNEGIYWLNKIKQFNPNIAVVLMTAYADIDLAVKGLKEGASDFLIKPWKNEKIIHTIKSILKSEKKPKDNFSSNSIPIIGESAVMKDVFIKLKKVGPTDANVLILGENGTGKDLIARALHENSNRKNQPFIKVDVGALTSTLFESELFGYKKGAFTGANEDRKGRFEAANGGTLFLDEIGNISLGQQVRLLTVLQNRQVTPLGSNNPVAIDIRLICATNENPSVLADEKKFRKDLIYRINTLDITIPPLRDRGTDIILLAKYFVNLYEEKYNKSTFEFDADFTKKLKKHNFPGNVRELQYILERAVIMTDGNVLNAEDLVFSSIERTVENNIPETLNLDDLEKNAILTVLEKHNGNISKSAKELGITRAALYRRLEKYEL, encoded by the coding sequence ATGGTTTTAAAGAGAGCAAAAATATTGGTAATTGATGACGATTTTGATGTGTTAACAGCAATCAGACTTTTGCTAAAACCATTAGTTGCAGAAATTGTAGTTGAGAAAAATCCGAATAATATCAATTTTCAAATTGAAAGTAAAAAGTTCGATTTGATAATTTTAGATATGAATTTTAACGGATTAGTAAATACGGGTAATGAAGGTATTTATTGGTTAAATAAAATAAAACAATTTAACCCAAATATTGCTGTAGTTTTAATGACTGCTTATGCTGATATTGACTTAGCTGTTAAAGGTTTAAAAGAAGGTGCATCTGACTTTTTAATAAAACCTTGGAAGAATGAGAAAATTATTCATACAATAAAATCCATTTTAAAATCAGAAAAAAAACCGAAAGATAATTTTTCTTCAAACAGCATTCCTATAATTGGCGAAAGCGCTGTAATGAAAGATGTTTTTATCAAACTAAAAAAAGTTGGCCCAACAGATGCAAACGTTTTAATTTTAGGTGAAAACGGAACAGGAAAAGATTTAATTGCAAGAGCTTTACACGAAAACTCTAATAGAAAAAACCAACCTTTTATTAAAGTAGATGTTGGTGCATTAACATCAACCTTGTTCGAAAGCGAATTATTTGGTTACAAAAAAGGAGCATTTACAGGAGCAAATGAAGATAGAAAAGGACGTTTTGAAGCTGCAAATGGAGGAACTTTATTTTTAGATGAAATTGGTAATATTTCTTTGGGTCAGCAAGTGCGTTTATTAACGGTTTTACAAAACAGGCAAGTAACCCCTTTAGGTTCTAATAATCCTGTTGCTATAGATATTCGTTTAATTTGTGCCACCAACGAAAATCCTAGTGTTTTAGCTGATGAAAAGAAGTTTCGTAAAGATTTAATTTATAGAATTAATACTTTAGATATTACAATACCTCCACTTAGAGATAGAGGAACTGACATTATTTTACTAGCAAAATATTTTGTGAATTTGTATGAAGAAAAATACAATAAAAGCACTTTTGAGTTTGATGCTGATTTTACTAAAAAACTAAAAAAACATAACTTTCCTGGTAATGTTAGGGAACTGCAATACATTTTAGAAAGAGCTGTAATTATGACTGATGGAAATGTTTTAAATGCAGAAGATTTGGTTTTTTCATCCATAGAAAGAACAGTAGAAAACAATATTCCAGAAACACTAAATTTAGATGATTTAGAAAAAAATGCAATTCTAACTGTTTTAGAAAAACACAATGGAAACATTTCTAAATCTGCCAAAGAACTAGGTATTACTAGAGCTGCACTTTATAGAAGATTAGAAAAGTATGAATTATAA
- a CDS encoding sensor histidine kinase yields MNYKGYILKLFFRIFILIALILGLIYFSYKDQITYIILLSFGLIIAIVNLYQFIKRRFSAIDDFFESVKYRDFSRWFPEDRGPKDIRFLYNGFNEVNRTIKEINIKNETQYIYLQKILEMIDVGIIAYNLENGDVLWLNDMFKEIIDFPSFKNIRFVESRKPELFNIIFETYNREPNSITIALQNERLKVLISDTIFQIKDDSFKLVVLQNIDNTLNKNESEAWKKLLSVMTHEIMNSIAPISSLADTLQRNLELNIENPNENSLEVEDLNAGIKTIKNRSQGLLKFAKTYRSLSKVTNLNLQKTQVSELFNNIELLMAPSIKAKNIDIQFSVSSKRIQLDIDVHLIEQVLINLILNAKDACQKQQNPLIKVTASQTKNHNTIIKVFDNGSGIPKEILENIFVPFFTSKSTGSGIGLSLCKQIMLLHKGKILVNSIENEGTVFSLIF; encoded by the coding sequence ATGAATTATAAAGGATACATTTTAAAACTATTCTTCAGAATTTTTATACTTATTGCATTAATTCTGGGACTCATTTATTTTAGCTATAAAGATCAAATTACGTATATAATCTTACTTAGTTTTGGTTTAATAATTGCCATTGTAAACTTATATCAATTTATAAAAAGACGTTTTTCTGCTATTGATGATTTTTTTGAATCTGTAAAATACAGAGATTTCTCTAGATGGTTTCCAGAAGATAGAGGCCCTAAAGACATTCGGTTTTTATATAATGGTTTTAATGAAGTGAATAGAACTATCAAAGAAATAAACATTAAAAACGAAACACAATACATCTACCTACAAAAGATTTTAGAAATGATTGATGTTGGAATTATCGCATACAATTTAGAAAATGGCGATGTTTTATGGCTAAATGATATGTTTAAAGAAATTATCGATTTTCCATCATTTAAAAACATTCGTTTTGTTGAAAGCAGAAAACCAGAGCTTTTTAATATTATTTTCGAAACGTATAACAGAGAACCAAATTCTATTACAATTGCCTTACAAAATGAACGTTTAAAAGTTTTAATTTCTGATACCATATTTCAGATTAAAGATGATTCTTTTAAATTAGTTGTGCTTCAAAATATTGACAATACTTTAAATAAAAACGAATCTGAAGCTTGGAAAAAATTATTAAGTGTAATGACACATGAAATAATGAATTCGATTGCGCCTATTTCTTCTTTAGCAGATACTTTACAAAGAAATCTAGAATTAAATATTGAAAATCCTAATGAAAATTCTTTAGAAGTAGAAGATTTAAATGCTGGTATTAAAACGATAAAAAATAGGAGTCAGGGTTTATTAAAATTTGCAAAAACCTACAGAAGTTTAAGTAAAGTAACCAACTTAAATCTTCAAAAAACACAAGTTTCTGAGCTTTTTAATAATATTGAATTGTTAATGGCGCCATCAATAAAAGCTAAAAATATTGATATTCAATTTTCAGTTTCTTCTAAAAGAATACAATTAGATATCGATGTTCATTTAATAGAACAAGTATTGATTAATTTAATCTTAAACGCCAAAGATGCTTGCCAAAAACAACAAAATCCTTTAATTAAAGTTACAGCTTCTCAAACCAAAAACCATAATACAATTATTAAAGTTTTTGATAACGGATCAGGAATACCCAAAGAAATTTTGGAAAATATTTTTGTGCCATTTTTTACAAGTAAATCGACAGGTAGTGGAATTGGTTTAAGTCTTTGTAAACAAATAATGCTGTTGCATAAAGGTAAAATTTTAGTGAACAGTATAGAAAATGAAGGAACCGTTTTTAGCCTTATATTTTAG
- a CDS encoding glycosyltransferase, translating to MDKKKIFVAVTNDISTDYRVHKICSYLISKKFQIDVYGRVLPNTINVNRDYKIIRKKHFFNNEAWFYAEFNIRLFFYLLFKKYDYILANDLDTLPACFFVSKLKNIELVYDSHELFSESVELQGRKFVKGFWRKLEDFFLPRIKKSYTVSQSIVNFYNDKYQNKMGLIRNIPLKKDVLKVEEVSFPTKNKTILYQGVLNPGRGIKPMIKALKYIEDLDLIIIGYGKVEEELKKFVIKHQLNNRVYFLGRVDRDKLFNYTKQATLGMVLEEPVGLSFQFSLPNKLFDYIHAGIPIIAGRLPEISRIISDFKVGVLVDDYQPETIAKTIHNLLEDKALLSKIKENQLKAKKVLCWEIESKKLDKFFK from the coding sequence TTGGATAAGAAAAAAATTTTTGTAGCAGTTACTAATGATATTTCCACAGATTATAGAGTGCATAAAATTTGCAGCTATTTAATCAGTAAAAAATTTCAGATAGATGTTTATGGAAGAGTTTTGCCAAATACAATTAATGTAAATAGAGATTATAAAATTATTAGAAAAAAGCATTTTTTTAATAATGAAGCTTGGTTTTATGCTGAGTTTAATATTCGTTTGTTTTTTTATCTTTTATTTAAAAAGTACGATTATATCCTTGCAAATGATTTAGATACTTTGCCAGCTTGTTTTTTTGTTAGTAAGTTAAAAAATATAGAGTTAGTATATGATAGTCACGAATTATTTTCTGAAAGTGTAGAATTACAAGGTAGGAAATTCGTAAAAGGGTTTTGGCGAAAGTTAGAAGATTTTTTTTTGCCAAGAATTAAGAAATCCTATACAGTAAGTCAATCTATTGTTAATTTTTATAATGATAAGTATCAAAATAAAATGGGATTAATTAGAAATATTCCATTAAAAAAAGATGTTTTAAAAGTTGAAGAAGTAAGTTTCCCTACTAAAAATAAAACCATTTTGTATCAAGGAGTTTTAAATCCTGGCAGAGGAATAAAACCAATGATAAAAGCCTTGAAATATATTGAAGATTTAGATTTAATTATTATTGGTTATGGTAAGGTAGAAGAAGAATTAAAAAAATTTGTGATAAAACATCAGCTGAATAATAGGGTTTATTTTTTAGGGAGAGTAGATAGAGATAAATTATTCAATTATACAAAACAAGCAACTTTAGGAATGGTTTTAGAAGAACCAGTAGGCTTAAGTTTTCAGTTTTCTTTACCTAACAAATTGTTCGATTATATACATGCAGGAATTCCTATTATTGCTGGTCGTTTACCTGAAATTTCAAGAATTATAAGTGATTTTAAAGTTGGTGTGTTGGTTGATGATTATCAGCCAGAAACAATAGCTAAAACAATTCACAATCTTTTAGAAGATAAAGCGTTATTATCTAAAATTAAAGAAAATCAGCTAAAAGCAAAAAAAGTTTTATGTTGGGAAATTGAAAGTAAAAAATTAGATAAATTTTTTAAATAA
- a CDS encoding 2OG-Fe(II) oxygenase — protein MIKRKEIAALIVDRLNKEKQYLKSNFKKTKCEIGFFYIDDLLPKDIVLEIYRNFPKLSETKQRKNLRENKYIAYQMNKYNALLEEVIYSFQDATVLKIISEICEIKNILPDEDLYAGGLSLMTKNNFLSPHLDNSHNKDRELWRVLNLLYYVSPDWKLENGGNLELWNNGVKNKPLEIESRFNRLVVMSTHQNSWHSVNKVLVDDVRCCVSNYYFSEKPLLYEDNFHITTFRGRPKETVKDLFLKIDNNLRSSIRKFFKKGIRENPHQYKK, from the coding sequence ATGATTAAAAGAAAAGAAATAGCAGCTCTTATAGTTGATAGATTAAACAAAGAGAAGCAATATTTAAAAAGCAATTTTAAAAAGACAAAATGTGAAATTGGTTTTTTTTATATTGATGATCTCTTGCCTAAGGATATTGTTCTAGAAATTTATAGAAACTTCCCAAAATTATCTGAAACTAAACAACGTAAGAACCTTAGGGAAAATAAGTATATTGCTTACCAAATGAACAAATATAATGCGCTTTTAGAAGAAGTTATTTATTCATTTCAAGATGCTACAGTTTTAAAAATTATTTCTGAAATATGTGAAATTAAAAATATACTACCAGATGAAGATTTATATGCTGGAGGTTTATCTTTAATGACAAAAAATAATTTTTTAAGTCCACATCTAGATAATTCTCATAATAAAGATAGAGAGTTATGGCGAGTTTTAAATCTTTTATATTATGTAAGCCCAGATTGGAAATTAGAAAATGGTGGAAATTTAGAATTGTGGAATAACGGAGTAAAAAATAAACCATTAGAAATTGAAAGTAGGTTTAACAGGTTAGTTGTTATGTCAACACATCAAAATTCTTGGCATTCTGTAAATAAAGTTTTGGTTGATGATGTTAGGTGTTGTGTTTCTAATTATTATTTCTCGGAGAAACCCTTATTATATGAAGATAATTTTCATATAACAACTTTTAGAGGTAGGCCTAAAGAAACAGTTAAAGATCTGTTTTTAAAGATTGATAATAATTTACGAAGCTCTATTCGAAAGTTTTTTAAAAAAGGCATTAGAGAAAATCCACACCAATATAAAAAATAA
- a CDS encoding TonB-dependent receptor, whose protein sequence is MKKGLIIFLIFFALIGTKAQQTKPVVAKDTVKTEVVEVITTYNPEIADANKIHKNPVIKLSDKSKKKKLTYNIFSAPVASTFIPKSGVVKGIDVGVKERIYDNYIAAGFGNFTSPYFEAYLHNYTRFESEIGVSLKYQASLANIENTDLDSDFSNLLASVSYEQEERYFDWKFILNTELNNYNWYGLQENSFAPSTIQNIEENQAYKFFNATGEIDFLDSYIDKSVLSLSYFMDDYNSSEFFINLNTNFDLPIDFISRSLNNLQLKTSLELLNGEFKSNYTSDTALKYSIFTAKVNPEYNTTFSGFSIKLGAKLFGSFDAENNVNNVLVYPDVKIQKSIISETLNAYVGVFGDFKTNTYKKFTEENPYVSPTLFITQTAEKYNAFLGFNGVINNDLSFNISASYKEEQDKALFIRNNSKSDGTNNFINGVVLQGFEYGNSFNLVYDDVKTTSFLAELEYDLTKRITLSTNVQFDNYTMTSQFEAWNLPTIQAAFIGKYNNNKWYATTNIFYIGDRKDVIYESTSPSAVSAIQTLDAFVDVNLNGGYHFNDKFSAFLRFNNILNSDYQRFANFNVQGFQVLGGVTYKFDF, encoded by the coding sequence ATGAAAAAAGGCTTAATCATATTTTTAATTTTCTTTGCATTAATAGGCACAAAAGCGCAACAAACAAAACCTGTTGTTGCAAAAGATACTGTAAAAACTGAGGTTGTAGAAGTAATAACTACTTACAATCCAGAAATTGCAGATGCTAACAAGATTCATAAAAATCCTGTTATAAAACTATCAGACAAAAGCAAAAAGAAAAAACTAACCTATAATATTTTTTCTGCTCCTGTTGCTTCCACTTTTATTCCTAAAAGTGGTGTTGTAAAAGGGATAGATGTAGGTGTAAAAGAACGCATTTACGACAATTATATAGCTGCTGGTTTTGGTAATTTTACATCTCCTTATTTTGAAGCGTATTTGCATAACTACACTCGTTTTGAAAGCGAAATTGGTGTTTCTTTAAAATACCAAGCTTCTTTAGCAAACATAGAAAACACAGATTTAGACAGTGATTTTTCTAACCTTTTAGCAAGTGTTTCTTACGAACAAGAAGAACGTTATTTCGATTGGAAATTTATTTTAAACACAGAATTAAATAATTACAATTGGTATGGTTTACAAGAAAATTCTTTTGCTCCAAGCACCATTCAAAATATAGAAGAAAACCAAGCGTATAAATTTTTTAATGCAACAGGAGAAATAGATTTCTTAGATTCTTATATTGATAAAAGTGTTTTGTCTTTGTCTTATTTTATGGACGATTATAATAGCAGTGAGTTTTTTATCAACCTAAATACAAATTTTGACTTGCCTATCGATTTTATTAGCAGAAGTCTAAATAATTTACAATTAAAAACTTCTTTAGAATTATTAAATGGCGAGTTTAAAAGCAATTACACAAGTGATACAGCTTTAAAATATTCCATTTTTACAGCTAAAGTAAATCCAGAATACAATACCACTTTCAGTGGATTCTCTATAAAATTAGGGGCAAAACTTTTTGGCTCATTTGATGCTGAAAATAATGTAAATAATGTTTTAGTTTATCCAGATGTTAAGATTCAAAAATCGATTATATCAGAAACACTGAATGCTTATGTAGGTGTTTTTGGTGATTTTAAAACCAACACTTACAAGAAATTTACAGAAGAGAATCCTTATGTTTCACCTACTTTATTTATAACTCAAACAGCAGAAAAGTACAATGCTTTTTTAGGTTTTAATGGGGTAATTAATAACGATTTGAGTTTTAACATATCAGCAAGTTATAAAGAAGAGCAAGACAAGGCTTTGTTTATCAGAAATAATTCAAAATCTGATGGTACCAATAACTTTATAAATGGTGTTGTTTTACAAGGTTTTGAATATGGTAATTCTTTTAATTTGGTTTATGATGATGTTAAAACAACATCTTTTTTAGCTGAATTAGAATACGATTTAACCAAAAGAATTACACTTTCTACCAATGTTCAGTTTGATAATTATACAATGACTTCTCAGTTTGAAGCTTGGAATTTACCAACAATTCAGGCTGCTTTTATTGGTAAATACAATAACAATAAATGGTATGCAACCACAAACATTTTTTATATAGGCGATAGAAAAGACGTTATATATGAATCAACTTCTCCATCAGCAGTTAGTGCCATACAAACTTTAGATGCTTTTGTAGATGTAAACCTTAATGGCGGTTATCATTTTAACGATAAATTTTCGGCTTTCTTAAGATTTAACAATATTCTAAACTCAGACTATCAACGTTTTGCTAACTTTAACGTACAAGGTTTTCAAGTATTAGGAGGTGTAACTTACAAGTTCGATTTTTAA
- a CDS encoding tetratricopeptide repeat protein has translation MKFSFSIKSILSFTFLLSTFVAFSQQSIAEASVITDFNNALKLYNNKAYAAAQKNFEKVQTNAKESSSLKADASYYDAMCAVKLNQTNADDKVLTFVDENPTSNKKNKAFFNVGNYYFANKKAAHALKWYQKVNMDLISEDNRKELNFKMGYGYLVANRLTLAKDRFLPLINDAKYGNDSRYYYGYIAYKQEDYGIAESTLKEIADNKSYKSEISYYLLDISFKAGQFDRCVKVGPELLKTAKRKDISEISKIVGESYFNLQKYEEAIPYLKAYKGKARKWNNTDYYQLGYAYFKQNDFENAISYFNKIITQKNEVSQNAYYHLAECYLNIDKKNEALNAFKTASEMTFSTKIQQDAALNYAKLSYEEGNPFENVSDVLQNYLKKYPNSTSYNEINELVVSSFIHQQDYQGALDYLKKKKSQENLILTSEVSLYRGIQLFNQKKLQQSLPYFATAKSANDAEISQKANYWEAETLYRLENYIEALAKFKSAKNNLTSINKEEFSLIDYNIGYTYFKLKEYENAINAFNRFSKTKVDDEVLIDDAFIRLGDSYFALSNYSSAISNYKTVVDKNGAEADYAQYQIGMSYGFQNQNDAKIDALTKVVNEYSNSTLKDDALYQLANTYTKIKDNRKAHQAYDRLLAKHPKSAFLPRALVRQGLLYYNENQNRKALEKFKLMVSKFPNSSDALEAVRNAKNIYVDEDNLDGYVAWTKTLRFVNVSDNELENSTFAIAERKYFEGKNDGSILSLKKYLRNFPDGKNSLKANYYLADILFKEGLFNQAADKYKVVLEAGQSEFSEDVLAKLSQIYLQKENLNEAIPLLERLELEAYVSENILFAQSNLMKVYSKTESYFLAIEYAEKILKKDKLDDSLELDAKIIIARASFLNLDLQKAQEYYSVVEQEATGELKAETLYYNAYFKNLENEFEASTKVVQELIANYSAYKYWGVKSYVIMAKNYYSLKDAYQATFILENVIKNFTQFEDIVKEAQIELDKIKENEAKTNNSITPQNKN, from the coding sequence ATGAAATTTAGTTTTAGTATAAAATCTATTTTATCATTTACTTTCTTACTATCAACTTTTGTTGCTTTTTCACAACAATCTATTGCAGAGGCAAGTGTAATTACAGACTTTAACAATGCACTTAAACTTTATAATAATAAAGCATATGCTGCTGCTCAAAAAAACTTCGAAAAAGTACAAACAAATGCCAAAGAAAGTTCTAGTTTAAAAGCAGACGCTTCTTATTATGATGCAATGTGTGCTGTAAAATTAAACCAAACCAATGCAGATGATAAAGTTTTAACTTTTGTTGATGAAAACCCAACAAGCAATAAAAAGAACAAAGCATTTTTTAATGTAGGTAATTACTACTTTGCCAATAAAAAAGCGGCGCACGCTTTAAAATGGTATCAAAAAGTAAATATGGATTTAATTTCTGAGGATAACAGAAAGGAATTAAATTTTAAAATGGGTTATGGTTATTTAGTTGCGAATAGATTAACTTTAGCTAAAGATCGTTTTTTACCGTTAATAAACGATGCTAAATATGGTAATGATTCTAGATATTATTATGGCTACATTGCATATAAACAAGAAGATTATGGCATTGCAGAATCTACCTTAAAAGAAATTGCTGATAACAAATCTTATAAATCAGAAATTTCTTATTATTTATTAGACATCAGTTTTAAAGCTGGGCAATTTGATCGTTGTGTAAAAGTGGGCCCAGAACTTTTAAAAACAGCCAAAAGAAAAGACATTTCTGAAATTTCTAAAATTGTAGGTGAAAGTTATTTTAATTTACAAAAATACGAAGAAGCAATACCTTATTTAAAAGCGTATAAAGGCAAAGCTCGTAAATGGAATAACACAGATTATTATCAATTAGGTTATGCGTATTTTAAACAAAATGATTTTGAAAATGCCATTAGTTATTTTAATAAAATCATTACTCAAAAAAATGAAGTATCACAAAATGCTTACTATCATTTAGCTGAATGTTACTTAAATATTGATAAGAAAAATGAAGCTTTAAATGCATTTAAAACTGCAAGCGAAATGACATTTAGCACTAAAATTCAGCAAGATGCTGCTTTAAATTATGCTAAATTGAGTTACGAAGAAGGTAATCCTTTTGAAAACGTTTCTGATGTTTTACAGAATTATCTAAAAAAGTACCCAAACTCAACTTCTTATAACGAAATTAATGAATTGGTAGTTTCGTCATTTATACATCAACAAGATTATCAAGGTGCTTTAGATTATTTAAAAAAGAAAAAATCGCAAGAAAATTTAATTCTAACTTCAGAAGTTTCTTTATACAGAGGTATTCAGTTGTTCAATCAAAAGAAATTACAACAATCTCTACCATATTTTGCAACTGCTAAAAGTGCAAATGATGCAGAAATTTCTCAAAAAGCAAATTATTGGGAAGCAGAAACTTTGTATCGTTTAGAAAATTATATAGAAGCTTTAGCCAAATTTAAATCAGCAAAAAATAATTTAACATCAATAAACAAAGAAGAATTTTCTTTGATAGATTATAATATTGGTTATACATATTTTAAACTGAAAGAATACGAAAATGCAATTAATGCTTTTAATCGTTTTTCTAAAACTAAAGTTGATGATGAAGTTTTAATTGATGACGCATTTATACGTTTAGGTGATAGTTATTTTGCCTTAAGTAACTACTCAAGTGCCATTAGCAATTACAAAACTGTGGTTGATAAAAATGGTGCTGAAGCAGATTATGCACAATATCAAATTGGTATGAGTTATGGTTTTCAAAACCAAAATGATGCAAAGATTGATGCTTTAACTAAGGTTGTAAATGAGTATAGTAATTCTACTTTAAAAGATGATGCTTTATATCAATTAGCAAATACATACACTAAAATAAAAGACAACAGAAAAGCGCACCAAGCTTACGATCGTTTGTTGGCAAAACACCCAAAAAGTGCTTTTTTACCAAGAGCTTTAGTGCGTCAAGGTTTATTGTATTACAATGAAAATCAGAATAGAAAAGCTTTAGAAAAGTTTAAATTGATGGTGAGTAAATTCCCAAATTCTTCGGATGCTTTAGAGGCTGTAAGAAATGCTAAAAACATTTATGTAGATGAAGATAATTTAGATGGATATGTTGCTTGGACTAAAACTTTACGATTTGTAAATGTTTCTGATAATGAATTAGAAAACTCAACTTTTGCAATTGCAGAACGTAAATACTTTGAGGGTAAAAATGATGGAAGTATTTTAAGTCTAAAAAAATATTTAAGAAATTTCCCAGATGGTAAAAACAGTTTAAAAGCGAATTATTACTTAGCAGATATTTTGTTTAAAGAAGGCTTATTTAATCAAGCAGCAGATAAATACAAAGTTGTTTTAGAAGCTGGCCAAAGTGAATTTAGCGAAGATGTTTTGGCTAAATTATCTCAAATATATTTACAAAAAGAAAATCTTAATGAGGCAATTCCTTTATTAGAAAGATTAGAACTTGAGGCTTATGTTTCAGAAAATATTTTGTTTGCTCAAAGTAATTTAATGAAAGTGTATTCAAAAACAGAGTCTTATTTTTTAGCAATAGAATACGCCGAAAAAATATTGAAAAAAGACAAATTAGATGATAGTTTAGAGTTAGATGCAAAAATTATTATTGCAAGAGCATCTTTCTTAAATCTAGATTTACAAAAAGCGCAAGAATATTATAGTGTTGTAGAGCAAGAAGCAACAGGAGAATTAAAAGCAGAAACCTTGTATTACAATGCCTACTTTAAAAATTTAGAAAACGAGTTTGAAGCATCTACCAAAGTTGTGCAAGAATTAATTGCAAATTATTCTGCTTATAAATATTGGGGAGTAAAAAGTTATGTAATAATGGCTAAAAATTATTACAGCTTAAAAGATGCTTACCAAGCAACATTTATCTTAGAAAACGTAATTAAAAACTTTACGCAGTTTGAGGATATTGTAAAAGAAGCTCAAATAGAACTCGATAAAATAAAAGAAAACGAAGCCAAAACCAATAATTCTATAACTCCACAAAATAAAAATTAA
- a CDS encoding glycosyltransferase, translated as MKKTIKSIKNQSFKDFEVWVIDGNSNDETQEYLNGLNSPFFFHSEVDKGIYDAMNKGISLSKGEWLYFMGAEDIFFDDNTLNEVFRKINLENCLLVSGRISYQGVVNPFVYSKNKIIKNPSWSALMWLRNGLHHQGTFYKKILFIDEKYPLKFKTLSDYWFNLYLFKRKAKCKVIHKTIAKCTSDGVSKNGKWELYKEEINLKTELSSRYFVPFFYFIALSKFLSRKIVND; from the coding sequence TTGAAAAAAACAATTAAAAGCATTAAAAACCAAAGCTTTAAAGATTTTGAAGTTTGGGTTATTGATGGTAATTCTAATGATGAAACTCAAGAGTATTTGAATGGTTTGAATTCTCCATTTTTTTTTCATTCTGAGGTAGATAAAGGAATTTATGATGCAATGAATAAAGGAATTTCTTTATCTAAAGGTGAATGGCTTTATTTTATGGGAGCAGAAGATATTTTTTTTGATGATAACACTTTAAATGAAGTTTTTAGAAAAATCAATTTAGAAAATTGCCTTTTAGTTTCAGGTAGAATTAGTTATCAAGGAGTTGTAAATCCTTTTGTATACAGTAAGAATAAAATAATAAAAAACCCTAGTTGGTCTGCTTTAATGTGGTTGAGAAATGGATTGCATCATCAAGGAACTTTCTATAAAAAAATCTTGTTTATTGATGAAAAATACCCTTTAAAATTTAAAACGTTATCAGATTATTGGTTTAATTTATATTTATTTAAAAGAAAAGCGAAGTGTAAGGTTATTCATAAAACAATTGCAAAGTGTACTTCAGATGGGGTTTCTAAAAACGGAAAGTGGGAACTGTATAAGGAGGAAATTAATTTGAAAACTGAATTAAGCTCAAGGTACTTTGTTCCTTTTTTTTATTTTATAGCTCTATCCAAATTTTTATCAAGAAAAATTGTAAATGATTAA
- a CDS encoding cell division ATP-binding protein FtsE, producing MEKPVLQLENADIYQRDNLVLSNVNLKIQKGGFYYLIGKTGSGKSSLMKTLYGDLKLQKGTGSIVDFDLRNLKDKEIPFLRRKIGIVFQDFKLLSDRTVFGNLEFVLKATGWKNKEEIKAKINEVLEKVGMQSKYYKNTFELSGGEQQRIAIARALLNDPELILADEPTGNLDPKTSLEVMGLLNEIHKSGKTILMATHDYQLIVKFKHNTLKVEAGELFEVVQQATV from the coding sequence ATGGAAAAACCAGTTTTACAATTAGAAAATGCAGACATCTATCAAAGAGATAATTTGGTGTTATCTAACGTGAATTTAAAGATTCAAAAAGGAGGCTTTTACTATTTAATTGGTAAAACAGGAAGTGGAAAAAGTAGTTTGATGAAAACGCTTTATGGAGATTTAAAACTGCAAAAAGGAACTGGTTCTATTGTAGATTTTGATTTAAGAAACCTAAAGGATAAAGAAATTCCGTTTTTAAGAAGAAAAATAGGAATTGTTTTTCAAGATTTTAAATTATTAAGTGATAGAACTGTTTTCGGGAATTTAGAATTTGTTTTAAAGGCAACTGGCTGGAAAAATAAAGAAGAAATTAAAGCCAAAATAAATGAAGTTTTAGAGAAAGTTGGTATGCAATCTAAATATTACAAAAACACTTTTGAACTTTCTGGAGGTGAACAGCAAAGAATAGCCATTGCAAGAGCTTTGTTAAACGACCCAGAATTAATTTTAGCAGATGAGCCTACAGGAAATTTAGATCCAAAAACATCGTTAGAAGTTATGGGGCTTTTAAATGAAATTCATAAAAGCGGAAAAACCATTTTAATGGCAACTCACGATTATCAATTAATTGTAAAGTTTAAACACAACACCTTAAAAGTAGAAGCAGGAGAACTGTTTGAAGTTGTGCAACAAGCAACAGTTTAA